One Leptospira terpstrae serovar Hualin str. LT 11-33 = ATCC 700639 genomic region harbors:
- a CDS encoding SGNH/GDSL hydrolase family protein, giving the protein MVFALVLSVIDCRSSSKRDYFDTSFQCFAEPGWRDDSNFKKYIEKAWIPTRLLYAEENLRIKRTDTVFAGDSLVHLFLPDLMAKEFPGQSVTNRGIGGDMTETLLTRMEEDILILHPEKIVIEIGGNDFIQGKCLSLVQNNLLAIIQKIHSKNRNTKVFLIAVPPTRVKELNQIVPVFNLFLNQVARTTTNVEYIEVWDSMRKIDAPTLREEFIRPNGDSLHFNEKGYELWGKKLRPYLQK; this is encoded by the coding sequence ATGGTTTTTGCCCTAGTTTTGAGTGTAATCGATTGTAGATCTTCCTCAAAACGTGATTATTTCGATACCAGTTTCCAATGTTTTGCTGAGCCGGGTTGGCGAGATGACTCTAACTTTAAAAAGTATATAGAGAAAGCTTGGATCCCCACACGGCTGTTATACGCAGAAGAAAATTTAAGAATCAAAAGAACGGATACAGTTTTTGCCGGTGATAGTTTGGTGCATTTGTTTTTACCAGACCTAATGGCAAAAGAGTTTCCAGGTCAATCGGTCACCAATCGTGGGATAGGTGGGGACATGACAGAAACCCTCCTGACAAGAATGGAAGAAGATATCCTTATCCTTCATCCAGAAAAAATTGTGATCGAAATTGGTGGGAACGATTTTATCCAAGGAAAGTGTCTGAGTTTGGTGCAAAATAACTTACTTGCTATCATACAAAAAATTCATTCAAAAAATAGAAATACCAAGGTTTTTCTTATCGCAGTTCCCCCTACGAGAGTTAAGGAACTAAACCAAATTGTTCCTGTATTCAATTTGTTCTTAAACCAAGTGGCGAGGACTACAACCAATGTGGAATACATTGAAGTTTGGGACAGTATGAGAAAAATAGATGCACCCACGCTTCGAGAAGAATTCATTCGTCCCAATGGGGACAGTCTCCATTTTAATGAAAAAGGATATGAACTTTGGGGTAAAAAACTAAGACCCTATCTACAAAAGTAA
- a CDS encoding MFS transporter encodes MSYAIGQLGWSTLINIIGLHQVYFYLPPAPKPGQECFPDLIEKMAFWGLSTIGVVAAFGRLWDAFTDPIIANSSDRFSSRFGRRIPFLFLGGLPAAVFCWLIFVPPHNFISSTNLVWMTGCMLLFYLFLTVYVTPFFALIPELGHTPEERLNLSTYISVTYALGIIVASTEPMIANVLKSNFVFDADLSVQTLVSRQYALGILCVFAAICMYFPVFTIHEKTYCESEASSVPFKEAIFLTFKNKNFLFFALSDLCYFLALTILTTGISYYVTVLLELEREFVTQLLTVMLLVSFAFYPVVNWIARKIGKKKTVLFGFYVFLGLFLSIYFIGKDELPLPPYIQGYLIVAVAAVPIAILGILPNAILADIAELDSLKTGSKREGLFYAGRTFMQKLGQTLAVLIFSSVILLGLDRETKKNVSPSVTGIIAPSVSEPKSESEKNLKGETKISMESTICKVEEVEAGGELGVRLTGPLASAFCLLAIFLFGKYKEDETLEEIAKIRGN; translated from the coding sequence ATGAGTTATGCGATCGGCCAATTAGGTTGGTCCACTCTCATCAATATCATTGGTCTTCATCAAGTTTACTTTTATCTCCCACCAGCACCGAAACCTGGTCAGGAATGTTTTCCAGACCTCATTGAAAAAATGGCCTTTTGGGGTCTTTCTACGATTGGAGTGGTTGCTGCTTTTGGCCGATTGTGGGATGCTTTTACAGATCCTATCATTGCTAATTCCTCAGACCGGTTTTCCTCTAGGTTTGGTCGTCGCATTCCTTTTCTATTTTTAGGTGGATTGCCGGCAGCCGTCTTTTGTTGGTTAATTTTTGTTCCCCCTCACAACTTTATCTCTTCTACCAACCTTGTTTGGATGACCGGATGTATGTTGCTTTTTTATCTTTTTTTAACTGTGTACGTGACTCCTTTTTTTGCACTCATTCCTGAGCTCGGTCATACTCCAGAAGAACGTTTGAACCTATCTACTTATATCTCTGTTACTTATGCTTTGGGGATCATTGTGGCATCCACAGAACCGATGATTGCCAATGTATTAAAATCTAATTTTGTTTTTGATGCGGATCTTTCTGTTCAGACCTTAGTCTCTCGCCAATATGCCTTGGGAATTCTTTGTGTGTTTGCCGCAATTTGTATGTACTTTCCTGTATTTACGATCCATGAAAAAACCTATTGTGAATCAGAAGCATCCAGTGTTCCTTTCAAGGAAGCTATCTTCCTTACATTCAAAAATAAGAATTTTCTATTCTTTGCTTTATCCGATCTTTGTTATTTCCTCGCTCTCACCATTCTTACAACAGGAATCTCTTACTATGTGACCGTTCTTTTGGAATTAGAACGAGAATTTGTCACACAACTACTCACAGTCATGTTACTCGTTTCTTTTGCCTTTTATCCTGTAGTCAATTGGATCGCAAGGAAGATCGGTAAGAAAAAAACGGTATTATTTGGTTTCTACGTCTTTCTTGGATTGTTTCTTTCTATCTATTTTATCGGAAAAGATGAATTGCCATTGCCACCGTATATTCAAGGTTATTTGATCGTTGCAGTGGCAGCTGTTCCCATCGCAATCCTTGGTATATTACCCAATGCTATCCTTGCTGATATTGCTGAACTTGATTCATTAAAGACAGGTTCGAAACGGGAAGGATTGTTTTATGCAGGAAGAACCTTTATGCAGAAGTTGGGACAAACACTGGCAGTTCTTATTTTTAGTTCTGTCATTCTTCTTGGATTAGATCGTGAAACAAAGAAAAATGTGTCGCCTTCAGTCACGGGAATCATAGCACCTTCTGTGTCGGAACCGAAGTCTGAATCAGAAAAAAATCTAAAGGGAGAGACAAAAATAAGTATGGAATCTACCATTTGTAAAGTCGAAGAAGTAGAAGCAGGCGGGGAACTAGGTGTCCGCTTGACTGGTCCACTGGCTTCTGCATTCTGTCTACTCGCCATCTTTCTCTTTGGAAAATACAAGGAAGATGAAACTTTAGAAGAGATTGCAAAGATACGTGGAAATTAA
- the serB gene encoding phosphoserine phosphatase SerB, protein MNSLLLISRSPISDSLLSKTFPNLNSDFTNKSTNNLKEVSDSHSQILRAENFGLHCVRLLQKESLTRDQVVTIRNQLAENKIDFIFVRSLLPKKKESLFVFDMDSTVIKEEVIDELARKHGVYEAVATVTKQAMEGGMGFDEALRLRVKHLCGLSKESFKEVYDLLTLNEGMEKVFQFVKGNGSKLGILSGGFTPVLQLFSEKYPVSFYRANGLEEVNGKFTGEIFGEIINREKKEFYLKQYAKDLNIPLEQVVAVGDGANDALMLNAAGIGIGIHAKSGLKDQIINWIDFTDLSALVFLFEDTF, encoded by the coding sequence ATGAATTCACTGTTACTCATTTCTCGTTCTCCTATTTCCGATTCACTTCTTTCAAAAACTTTCCCCAATCTAAATTCTGATTTTACTAACAAATCTACTAACAATCTAAAGGAAGTCTCAGATTCCCATTCCCAAATATTACGGGCAGAAAATTTTGGGTTACACTGTGTTCGCCTTCTTCAAAAGGAATCGCTAACGAGAGACCAAGTGGTAACAATTCGTAACCAATTGGCTGAAAACAAAATCGATTTTATATTCGTTCGTTCATTGTTACCAAAAAAGAAAGAGTCCCTTTTTGTATTCGATATGGATTCCACGGTCATCAAAGAAGAGGTCATTGATGAATTGGCAAGAAAACATGGAGTGTATGAAGCCGTAGCGACGGTCACAAAACAAGCCATGGAAGGTGGGATGGGATTTGATGAAGCCCTACGTTTAAGAGTAAAACACTTGTGTGGACTTTCTAAAGAGAGTTTCAAAGAAGTTTATGATTTATTAACGCTGAATGAAGGTATGGAAAAGGTATTTCAGTTTGTAAAAGGCAATGGATCGAAGTTGGGAATTCTCAGTGGTGGTTTTACTCCTGTACTACAATTATTCTCTGAAAAGTATCCTGTGAGTTTTTATCGTGCCAATGGATTAGAAGAAGTGAATGGGAAATTTACCGGCGAGATTTTTGGTGAGATCATCAATAGAGAAAAAAAAGAATTCTATTTAAAACAATATGCTAAGGATCTTAACATTCCTCTCGAACAAGTGGTGGCAGTGGGTGACGGTGCCAATGACGCATTGATGTTAAATGCGGCAGGAATTGGTATTGGGATTCACGCAAAATCTGGATTAAAAGATCAAATTATCAATTGGATTGATTTTACCGATCTATCAGCGTTAGTCTTTCTCTTTGAGGATACGTTTTAA
- the bioB gene encoding biotin synthase BioB encodes MIAEVQEKTISSAPSLITETEALEILEGKTPLLTVVARASEERHRYFTNRVRIHILDNIKNGYCPEDCGYCAQRKGGDSGIQEYSLKSPEEIWEDAKRAKDNGAYRFCMVTSGRGPTDKAVDKLAETISKINGELGMKVCLSAGILDAKKARVLKDAGLDRYNHNLNTSESKYNEICSTHTFKDRLTTLEAAKEADIGLCSGIIVGMGEELKDLVQVAFELKRLGVISIPVNFFIPIKGHAIQKSSLTPEFCIRVLSVFRLVNPDSEIRIGAGREGHLGSLQSMALFVANSLFAEGYLNVKGSEMVQTMNLIRDCSMVPEFTEGVPEGWDEYEAQSLYDEKNFPELYKHKK; translated from the coding sequence ATGATTGCAGAAGTCCAAGAAAAAACAATATCTTCCGCTCCCTCCTTAATTACGGAAACGGAAGCCCTGGAAATCCTAGAAGGAAAAACTCCCTTGCTTACGGTGGTCGCTCGGGCATCAGAAGAAAGGCATCGTTATTTTACCAATCGTGTTCGCATTCATATATTAGATAATATCAAAAATGGTTATTGCCCGGAAGATTGTGGGTACTGCGCCCAAAGGAAGGGGGGAGACTCGGGAATCCAAGAGTATTCTTTAAAGTCACCTGAAGAAATTTGGGAAGATGCCAAACGTGCAAAGGACAATGGTGCTTATCGGTTTTGTATGGTCACTTCTGGCCGAGGTCCGACTGACAAAGCTGTGGATAAACTAGCAGAAACTATCTCCAAAATCAATGGCGAGTTAGGGATGAAGGTTTGTTTGTCTGCGGGAATTTTGGACGCAAAAAAAGCAAGAGTTCTGAAAGATGCAGGACTTGATAGATACAATCATAACCTCAATACATCCGAATCCAAATACAATGAAATTTGTTCGACACATACTTTTAAAGACCGACTAACTACACTAGAGGCGGCAAAAGAAGCCGATATAGGGCTTTGTTCTGGAATCATTGTAGGTATGGGCGAAGAACTGAAAGACCTAGTCCAAGTGGCATTTGAACTCAAACGACTGGGAGTGATTTCCATTCCAGTTAACTTTTTTATTCCTATTAAAGGCCATGCCATTCAGAAGTCGTCGCTCACTCCTGAATTTTGTATTCGTGTGTTGTCCGTCTTTCGATTGGTCAATCCAGATTCAGAAATTCGAATTGGTGCGGGAAGAGAAGGTCACTTGGGTTCATTACAATCCATGGCTCTCTTTGTAGCCAATTCATTGTTTGCTGAAGGATACTTAAATGTAAAGGGTAGTGAAATGGTTCAAACCATGAACTTGATTCGTGATTGTTCTATGGTACCGGAATTTACAGAAGGAGTACCAGAAGGATGGGATGAATACGAGGCACAGTCCCTATACGACGAGAAAAATTTTCCAGAACTCTATAAACATAAAAAGTAG
- the bioA gene encoding adenosylmethionine--8-amino-7-oxononanoate transaminase, giving the protein MNYNPIQTHTWVPLTIQEEGELLIPIVKAEGEFVTDSEGNTWIDAISSWWTMIFGHRHPKLVAALKTQIEKLDHIMLAGHIHEAAESLSKALLELTNFDFHKVFYSDNGSNAIEIALKLSIQYYQNHPDFRPRSEFLVFSNSYHGDSIGAMNVSGKNYFNRIFSELRFPTKEFPAPNCMNCPWGKKPDVCSTECLNALELEIKQKPYAGIVIEPLVFGANGMLFYDKKVLIKLRELATTTQTLLIFDEVFTGMGRLGKAFAYQKAETKPDLLVMAKGLTGGMLPLGATLVSEFIYKQFLSKDPYRAFFHAHTMTGNPLACSVGYASVELLKEKGLSQVKQLENLLQKQVEPFQKSLGKRIENVRVMGGIFAFEYKETIAEDEYLNPVGKKIREKMKEFRVLIRPLGRTIYITPPYTITEKSLNQIFLALEYTLLSFPESD; this is encoded by the coding sequence ATGAATTATAATCCGATTCAAACACATACCTGGGTTCCTTTAACCATCCAAGAGGAAGGTGAATTACTCATTCCGATTGTCAAAGCCGAAGGAGAGTTTGTTACCGATTCCGAAGGAAATACCTGGATTGATGCAATCAGTAGTTGGTGGACAATGATTTTTGGACACCGCCATCCCAAGTTAGTTGCTGCCTTAAAAACACAAATTGAGAAACTCGATCATATCATGCTTGCGGGTCATATCCATGAAGCAGCAGAATCCTTATCTAAAGCTTTATTAGAATTAACGAACTTTGACTTTCACAAAGTTTTTTATTCCGATAACGGATCCAATGCGATCGAAATAGCATTAAAACTTTCCATCCAATACTACCAAAACCATCCAGACTTCAGACCAAGGTCAGAATTTCTTGTTTTTTCCAATTCCTATCATGGGGATAGCATTGGGGCTATGAATGTTTCGGGAAAAAATTACTTCAACCGAATATTTTCTGAATTAAGATTTCCTACCAAAGAATTTCCTGCACCTAATTGTATGAATTGCCCTTGGGGAAAAAAACCAGATGTTTGTTCTACGGAATGTTTGAATGCTTTAGAATTGGAAATCAAGCAGAAGCCATACGCAGGGATTGTCATTGAACCACTGGTATTTGGCGCCAATGGAATGTTGTTTTATGATAAAAAGGTTTTAATTAAACTGAGAGAGTTAGCAACAACAACTCAAACCCTTCTTATCTTTGATGAGGTCTTTACGGGAATGGGACGACTTGGCAAAGCCTTTGCTTACCAAAAGGCAGAAACAAAACCAGACCTCCTCGTGATGGCAAAAGGACTCACGGGAGGAATGTTGCCCCTCGGGGCCACTCTTGTCTCTGAATTTATTTACAAACAGTTTTTATCGAAAGATCCGTATCGTGCTTTTTTTCATGCTCATACAATGACAGGAAATCCACTAGCGTGTAGCGTCGGTTATGCGTCAGTGGAATTGTTAAAAGAGAAGGGACTAAGCCAAGTCAAACAACTCGAAAACTTATTACAAAAACAAGTAGAACCATTTCAAAAATCTTTGGGGAAACGAATTGAAAATGTGAGAGTGATGGGAGGAATCTTTGCATTTGAATATAAAGAAACCATCGCCGAAGATGAATATTTGAACCCTGTGGGAAAAAAGATCCGTGAAAAAATGAAAGAATTTCGAGTTTTAATACGACCCCTTGGTCGTACAATTTATATCACTCCTCCCTATACCATCACTGAAAAGTCCCTAAATCAGATTTTTTTGGCTTTGGAATACACTCTCCTAAGTTTTCCAGAATCAGATTGA